The following coding sequences lie in one Aspergillus luchuensis IFO 4308 DNA, chromosome 8, nearly complete sequence genomic window:
- a CDS encoding uncharacterized protein (COG:A;~EggNog:ENOG410PH53;~InterPro:IPR002999,IPR041297;~PFAM:PF18115) has product MSDVAALEAEVKEFKLQLETVQSSLQVDPDNTELQSLKTELEELINLTETSIAELKPPAPAVSQPPASAAKDNRAKDSYASQPTYRKPTVEQTDEPSTQTSFSVNEHVLARWVSGDNSFYPARITSITGSASNPVYLVSFKSYGTVENLTSKDIRPISGNDSRKRKADASSGNSSSQSPAPPPPHSSVISAAADINPALANQARKEPSKVSDGPARPAKVPRKVKATRELEAGKMKWKDFASKGKLGRKESMFRTGDGVNARVGFTGSGQQMRKDPGRSRHVYQQGEEEGY; this is encoded by the exons ATGTCGGACGTCGCTGCCCTGGAGGCAGAAGTCAAGGAGTTCAAGCTCCAG CTTGAAACCGTCCAATCGAGTTTGCAGGTAGACCCAGACAACACGGAATTGCAGAGTCTCAAAACtgagctggaagaacttaTAAACCTCACCGAAACATCCATTGCCGAACTCAAACCTCCCGCGCCTGCCGTGTCCCAGCCGCCGGCGTCCGCGGCCAAGGACAATAGGGCCAAGGATTCCTACGCTTCTCAACCAACATACCGCAAACCGACGGTCGAACAAACGGACGAACCGTCAACTCAGACCTCCTTTTCCGTGAACGAGCACGTTCTCGCCCGGTGGGTGTCGGGCGACAACTCGTTCTACCCAGCGCGTatcacctccatcaccgGCTCTGCGAGCAACCCCGTGTATCTTGTCTCGTTCAAGTCCTATGGGACGGTGGAAAATCTAACCTCCAAAGACATCAGGCCCATCTCCGGCAATGACTCGCGAAAGCGCAAGGCTGATGCAAGCTCAGGCAATTCCTCATCACAATCTccggcgccgccgccgccccaCTCGAGCGTgatctccgccgccgcggACATTAATCCCGCGTTGGCCAACCAGGCGCGTAAGGAGCCGAGCAAGGTGAGCGATGGGCCGGCGCGCCCGGCTAAGGTGCCCCGGAAGGTGAAGGCTACGCGGGAGCTCGAGGCGGGCAagatgaagtggaaggatTTTGCCAGCAAGGGTAAATTGGGTCGCAAGGAGAGCATGTTCCGCACGGGCGATGGAGTAAATGCCCGAG TGGGCTTCACTGGCTCTGGCCAGCAGATGCGCAAAGACCCTGGACGTTCACGACACGTCTACCAGCagggcgaagaggaaggctACTAA